In a genomic window of Candidatus Parvarchaeota archaeon:
- a CDS encoding Zn-ribbon domain-containing OB-fold protein, which produces MKAGLALTWRRIPERYMLKGNCCTNCKTNYFPPRKICSKCRRLGKIEPRQFVGRGKIYSFTEVSAPPVGFELEVPYVLALIELEEGPLVTSQIVDCKASDVRIGMPVEMVFRKIQEDGEEGLIHYGYKFRLSRK; this is translated from the coding sequence ATGAAAGCAGGGCTTGCATTGACTTGGAGAAGGATACCTGAAAGATACATGCTCAAGGGAAACTGTTGCACAAATTGCAAAACCAACTATTTTCCCCCAAGGAAAATCTGCTCAAAGTGCAGGAGGCTTGGAAAAATAGAGCCAAGGCAGTTTGTGGGCAGGGGAAAGATTTACAGCTTTACCGAAGTGAGCGCTCCGCCAGTTGGTTTTGAGCTTGAGGTGCCTTATGTGCTTGCCCTCATTGAGCTTGAGGAAGGGCCCCTTGTCACATCCCAGATAGTGGACTGCAAGGCATCTGATGTGAGAATAGGCATGCCTGTTGAGATGGTTTTTAGGAAAATCCAGGAGGACGGCGAGGAAGGGCTGATACATTACGGCTACAAGTTCCGGCTTTCAAGGAAGTAA